The nucleotide window AGACCGCTGAGGCGTTTTTGAGGGCGTATCAGCACCGCTGAAGTTGGGCATCGACTTGTTCCTCTTGCTGATATCAAGCTCACCTTGGCTACTATCGTGGTTATTAGGATTGATCGACATGTATGTGCCATCATGCGGCGTTCCAGCAGAACCATGGCCGTCCATGAAGCGTGATACTAGGTCACGTCCTGGTGTGTCTACCAGTGTAGATCCAACGGATCCAGCAGTGTGATTGAGAAGGTTGTGGCGGTCAGATGAAGAAACGACAGTCGCAGCGACTGACGTTGTTTGAGGAGGGACATGGTGAGAAGCGCTGCGCTGGAGTAGTCGGGAAGTGATCATGTCAGCATCTGGGGGCCGAGAGTGCTGGTAAGAGCTCCCGCCGTTGATCTGCGTATTACTACGGGTGCGGTCCGTAAGTGTCTGTGTCGACTGCGCTGGCGGCTCGCGAGCTACGTTTGCCTGTTGTGGTGGCTCTCCTCGATTCTTCTCCATGTTGATTTCTGCAGCCCGGTGTTGTGCTTCAAGTATGACAGAGTTAGAGCGCGTGTTCGATCTAGTAGTGGTGGGTGATTGTGACGCGCTCTCTTCAGTCCAGCCGCCGTCATCGccttcctcgtcgtcgttgGGCATCTCGAAGTGGACTGCAGCGTGCGGCTCCGGTGAAGATGTACGCGATTCTCGGGGGGTGGCGAGCGCGCGCTTTGAGGGGCCGTTTTCGTGCTTTGACGACTTGAGCGCGTGTTTTGCGTGTCCTTGTCGAGGTGGCAGCTGCCCGCTCGAGTGGTTCCTCCGTATATTCGCCTGCACATGTGCCTGGTTCGCTCTCACAATGGCGCCAGATGAGGCATGGCGCTTGAAGCCTGGGCGAGGGCTGCTGGGTGCGGACACGGAATTGCCAGACTGCGTGCGACGGTGATGCCTGCCTGTACTTTCTGCCGCCTGTTGCGCCTGGACTGCCTGCTTCTCAGCCTTACTCAGCTTGTTGAGATTCTTGCCAAACGACGTGTTTCTTTGCACGCGCTGGCCGACGACATGATGACGCTGTGTCTTGTGGTGAGCAGTCCGCTGATGGCTATCCGACGGCGACTGCGAGATGTGCGACTGCGACGAAGACTGCCTTGTCATTGCGGTTGGCCGTTTGGGCCGCGAATTAGATTCGTCGTCTGAAGCCATGCTGACGGCTGCCGGTTGGCTGCTGCACTCTGTCTTTCAGGTGAGGGATGCGCTCCCACTTGCTTGCCGATGCTGCACGTAGTGATGCGAGTCGGCGGATTGTGGGAAGGAGTGGAGCAGCCAGCGGATAATGTCGTAGTGCTGGCAGCCAAGATGATCTAACGGCCGGCCATGGGGATTCAA belongs to Pyrenophora tritici-repentis strain M4 chromosome 10, whole genome shotgun sequence and includes:
- a CDS encoding TCO89 domain containing protein → MSRVILDAENWFLRIPTGSAYQHIQKRHHVVGQRVQRNTSFGKNLNKLSKAEKQAVQAQQAAESTGRHHRRTQSGNSVSAPSSPRPGFKRHASSGAIVRANQAHVQANIRRNHSSGQLPPRQGHAKHALKSSKHENGPSKRALATPRESRTSSPEPHAAVHFEMPNDDEEGDDGGWTEESASQSPTTTRSNTRSNSVILEAQHRAAEINMEKNRGEPPQQANVAREPPAQSTQTLTDRTRSNTQINGGSSYQHSRPPDADMITSRLLQRSASHHVPPQTTSVAATVVSSSDRHNLLNHTAGSVGSTLVDTPGRDLVSRFMDGHGSAGTPHDGTYMSINPNNHDSSQGELDISKRNKSMPNFSGADTPSKTPQRSGTTTPTNLPPSRTQQKLMLQRASSNIEPQKLVPVTLPRTGGPTYLQSSIHYNTNGEGRLDPRLQQQFNHVAVEYNVVRRYRNPIADSLGRIHQIPGMSRKTRIPKSSNGNGFATGASSLSTSFNDGPVETDAGSRRSRVSFDDQSRGKTSRSDNEVEGRQSFESDQARRNEAEEICRRLWESAEVVEAD